ATCTCTACTTTGGTGCTTGTGAGTCGCTCCGCTGGCGAAAGGTTGTTCCGATCGCTAGCGCTTCTACACAATCCTTTCGCCATCTCCACTTCAAGCGTACCTCTAGATATACATATTTCATTTATAAGTGGAATGCAGCAGGGCGAATCACATTAACACTTTCAGTTGATTAATGTTCGTTAGACTTTAAGCAAAAGATTTTTTGAGTTGTGACACACTCATATGAGCGAGCGATGGAACAACGATATTCGCCGCATTGAGCGTTTCCGGTGAACCAATACCAACGCTGAACATTCCAGCACGCGACGCAGCTTCAATTCCTGCTTCTGCATCTTCGAAGACAACACAGTGTTTAGGATCAGCGCCAAGTGCTTTAGCTCCTAAAAGAAAAACTTCCGGATCAGGTTTAGCAGCACTTGTGTGTGTGCCATCGATGATTGCATCAAAGTAAGGGGTCAATCCGGTATTATTTAATATCGTCATTGCGTTCTTACTAGCAGACCCGAGGGCAACTTTGATGCCATTCTCACGGCACTCTTTCAGAAAATCAAGCGCACCTGGCAAAATCTCTGAGCTGTCCATTTTCGCAATATATTCGACATATCGATTATTCTTCTGTTCCGCAAGCTTAGCTTTCTCTTCTTCATCGATAGTTAGTCCGCCGATTTCCAGCAAAATATTTAGCGAGGCAGTTCTGCTAACTCCTTTAAGGCGTTCGTTATCTTGTTCTGTGAAGAGAAACCCTAATCCATCTGCAAGCTCTTTCCATGCGATATAATGGTATTTGGCAGTATCAACGATAACACCATCCAAATCGAACAAGCAGGCTTTAATTTCCGTCATTGTAGTACCTCCTAAAATTTGTGACAGTATCGTGATCCATTGGGTTATCGTATCTGAATTTGCTTTCAATTCGTATAAGCTTTGCTAAAGATGTTAAGTT
This genomic stretch from Paenibacillus sp. FSL H7-0737 harbors:
- the pgmB gene encoding beta-phosphoglucomutase translates to MTEIKACLFDLDGVIVDTAKYHYIAWKELADGLGFLFTEQDNERLKGVSRTASLNILLEIGGLTIDEEEKAKLAEQKNNRYVEYIAKMDSSEILPGALDFLKECRENGIKVALGSASKNAMTILNNTGLTPYFDAIIDGTHTSAAKPDPEVFLLGAKALGADPKHCVVFEDAEAGIEAASRAGMFSVGIGSPETLNAANIVVPSLAHMSVSQLKKSFA